The DNA region GAAGCGATGTCTGCATTATATATTTCCCAAGTTATTGGACAGCATTTAAATTTGGGACAGCAGTTAATTGTAGTGCTGACATCGATTTTTGCATCGGTGGGGGCGGCTGGTATTCCCAATGCGGGGTTAGTAACGATGACTTTGGTATTTACTTCCGTACGCTTGCCGACAGAGTATATCGCGTTGTTGGTGACAGTTGACTGGTTTTTAGACCGTTGTCGCACAGCGATTAATGTTATGGGAGATATGACGGTGAGTGCGGTACTGGATGGGAAAAAGCCGCGTTATGAGGAGGAGAATCTTTCTGAGGAAGTTTGATGAATGCTTAATAAGAAACTAACCGCAAAGTACGCAAAGAGAGGAATAAAAGAGATTTTGATGCGGTTCAGTTAAGCAAAAAAGTAGGTTGGGTGGAGCGATGGCGTAACTCAACAAAGTCTTGAGGATGTTGGGTTACGGCGCAACATAGATTTAGTGTGTCTCTACAAATACCCTTGTGCGCCTGCACCCAACCTACAATAACTCAGGTCAAAATCTCAAAACATACTAACTAGCAACAACTTCAACATCGATTTGCGCTGTTACTTCTGAGTGCAACTTGATTTCAGCCTTGTAAGTACCCAGCTTGCCAATGTCGGGGATGGTAATACCACGACGGTCAACTTCTAGGTTAGCAGCTGCTTGAATTGCATCGGCAACATCTTGAGTGGTGACAGTACCGAAGATGGCTTCGTTTTCACCAACTTGCTTGGCAATTTTCAAACTGCCAACTTTTTCTAAAGCTGCTTTTTGTTCTAAGGCTTGTTGTTTGAGTTCCAATTGCCGTTGACGTTCTTGTTCACGACGGCGTTCTACTTGTTTGAGAATACCAGGAGTAGCGCGGGTTGCCAAACTCTTGGGAATAAGGTAATTTCTAGCATAGCCAGGAGCAACTTCTACTAAGTCACCTAATTTGCCTAACTTGCTGACATCTTGAGTTAAAACTAACTGGACACGTTTCGCCATTGTTTTGTTGTTTTTCCTGTAAAATCTCAATAACTTGGGTTGCA from Aulosira sp. FACHB-615 includes:
- the rplI gene encoding 50S ribosomal protein L9, whose translation is MAKRVQLVLTQDVSKLGKLGDLVEVAPGYARNYLIPKSLATRATPGILKQVERRREQERQRQLELKQQALEQKAALEKVGSLKIAKQVGENEAIFGTVTTQDVADAIQAAANLEVDRRGITIPDIGKLGTYKAEIKLHSEVTAQIDVEVVAS